One Misgurnus anguillicaudatus chromosome 20, ASM2758022v2, whole genome shotgun sequence DNA segment encodes these proteins:
- the LOC129455223 gene encoding formyl peptide receptor-related sequence 4-like, with amino-acid sequence MNFNTTVFHDSNVLSSVKKSTSDIVFYIIIVLFGTTGNSVVIWVAGFRMKPNVTNVWLVNLAVADLIFCVSRVTSFVRYFIGYWPFGDFVCKFMSFIKYTNMFCSVFLLAVISVERVICVWCPVFARNKRTLCAARVVSLGVWIVAIICSSSNLVFRGINTDHNNLSYCYDKKEAIKGNPVKYAFYYIRFFCGFVFPFLVIFICYTLAAIGIRRTRLSGKSRPLRILALLVFAFFLCWAPYHILGLIKMINKNHPAVKLGWRKSSNLAYFNSCVNPILYFCVGLNLKQRCNQTLLGIFHRALTEEDQIPALDGTIEEQSNSVSEAAGTDHQTPV; translated from the exons ATGAACTTCAATACAACTGTCTTCCATGACTCCAATGTCTTATCCTCTGTTAAGAAATCTACATCGGACATTGTCTTCTACATTATCATTGTTCTATTTGGCACCACTGGGAACTCTGTGGTCATCTGGGTGGCCGGTTTCCGTATGAAACCCAATGTCACCAACGTATGGCTGGTCAACCTCGCCGTGGCTGACCTCATCTTCTGCGTGTCACGAGTAACCTCCTTTGTCAGATATTTCATTGGCTACTGGCCATTTGGGGACTTTGTCTGTAAGTTTATGAGCTTTATCAAGTATACCAACATGTTCTGCAGTGTTTTTCTTCTGGCTGTCATCAGTGTGGAGCGAGTGATCTGCGTGTGGTGCCCAGTATTTGCCAGGAATAAACGGACGTTATGTGCTGCTCGTGTGGTCAGTTTGGGGGTTTGGATTGTGGCGATCATCTGCAGTTCATCAAACTTAGTGTTCCGGGGGATCAATACTGATCACAACAACTTGAGCTACTGCTATGACAAG AAAGAAGCAATCAAAGGAAATCCAGTAAAGTATGCTTTCTACTACATTCGCTTCTTTTGTGGATTTGTGTTTCCTTTCCTGGTGATCTTCATCTGCTACACACTGGCTGCTATTGGGATTCGTAGAACGAGACTCTCCGGCAAATCAAGGCCTCTTCGGATTCTTGCTTTATTGGTTTTTGCCTTTTTCTTATGCTGGGCACCTTATCACATCCTAGGTcttattaaaatgataaataaaaacCACCCAGCTGTAAAGTTAGGATGGCGTAAGTCTTCAAATTTAGCGTATTTTAACAGCTGTGTAAACCCAATATTGTACTTCTGCGTAGGACTGAATCTCAAGCAACGCTGCAATCAAACGCTGTTAGGGATTTTTCACAGAGCTCTTACTGAAGAAGACCAAATTCCTGCACTGGATGGCACTATTGAGGAACAGTCTAACAGTGTTTCAGAGGCTGCTGGTACAGATCACCAAACACCTGTATGA
- the LOC129455499 gene encoding formyl peptide receptor 2-like, with protein MSSNATVLHHFKVSTNHGKSTLDIVIYTIIVLLGTTGNSVVIWVASVRIKPNVTNIWLINLAVSDLIFCLSRIAQLIKYIFFDQWPFGVFLCKFNGFVKYTNMFCSVFLLAVISVDRVLCVWRPVLTRERRTLYAARVVSLGVWIMAMIFSSPFFVYREVNLDQNNLSDCSLKVKLKKEDGNAAKYAYYYIRFFSGFLFPFLVIFICYTLTAIRIRRTRLSGKSRPLRILALVVLAFFFCWAPYHILGLVKLMNKNHPAVKMGWHMASNLAYFNSCVNPMLYFCIGLNLRQRCNQNLLGVFHRALKEEAQTSSQNGTTCMEERSNCVFKAACTVHQTPV; from the exons ATGAGCTCCAATGCAACTGTCCTCCATCACTTCAAAGTCTCAACCAACCATGGGAAATCTACACTGGACATTGTCATCTACACCATCATTGTGCTCCTAGGCACCACTGGGAACTCGGTGGTCATCTGGGTGGCCAGTGTCCGTATTAAACCCAACGTCACCAACATATGGTTGATCAACCTCGCCGTGTCTGACCTGATCTTCTGCTTGTCACGAATTGCCCAGCTCatcaaatacattttctttgacCAATGGCCTTTCGGAGTCTTTCTCTGCAAGTTTAATGGTTTCGTCAAGTATACCAACATGTTCTGCAGTGTTTTTCTTCTGGCTGTCATCAGTGTGGATCGAGTACTCTGCGTGTGGCGCCCAGTGTTGACCAGGGAAAGACGGACATTATATGCTGCTCGTGTGGTCAGTTTGGGGGTCTGGATTATGGCAATGATCTTCAGTTCACCATTTTTTGTGTATCGAGAGGTCAATCTTGACCAGAACAACTTGAGCGACTGCTCACTAAAG gtaaaattaaaaaaggaaGATGGAAATGCAGCAAAGTATGCTTACTACTACATTCGCTTCTTTTCTGGATTTCTTTTTCCTTTCCTGGTGATCTTCATCTGCTACACGCTGACTGCTATTAGGATTCGTAGAACGAGACTCTCCGGCAAATCAAGACCTCTTCGGATTCTTGCTTTAGTAGTTTTAGCCTTTTTCTTCTGTTGGGCACCTTATCACATCCTAGGTCTTGTTAAGTTGATGAATAAAAACCATCCGGCTGTAAAAATGGGATGGCATATGGCTTCAAACTTAGCCTATTTTAACAGTTGTGTGAACCCAATGTTGTACTTCTGCATAGGACTGAATCTCAGACAACGCTGCAATCAAAACCTGTTAGGGGTTTTTCACAGAGCTCTTAAAGAAGAAGCCCAAACTTCATCCCAGAACGGCACTACGTGTATGGAGGAACGTTCaaactgtgtttttaaagctgCGTGTACAGTTCACCAAACACCTGTATGA